The Armatimonadota bacterium genomic sequence CGGATCCGGGTTGAAGGCGGTCATGCTGGCCGCGCAGGGGATCCGTGCCGGGGACGGCGAGGTCTACGTCGCGGGCGGCATGGAGAACATGAGCCTCGCACCCTACCTGCTGCCCAAGGCGCGGGCCGGATACCGCCTGGGACACGGCGAGATCACGGACTCGATGATCCGAGACGGGCTGTGGGACGCCTACCGGGACTGCCACATGGGCTCGTGCGCCGAGCTGCTGGCGGCCGAATACCGGATCAGCCGCGCGGACCAGGACGAGTACGCGGTGCGTTCGTACCGGCTGGCGATCGAAGCGCTCGACCGCGGCTGTTTCGCCTCGCAGACGGTACCCGTCCCCGTCTCAGACGGCAAGACTCCCACGGTCGTCACCGAAGACGAGGAACCGCGCCGCGTCAACTTCGAGAAGATCCCCACGCTGCGCCCCGTGTTCGAGCGCGACGGGACGGTGACGGCCGCCAACGCCAGCAGCATCAGCGACGGTGCCGCGGCTCTCGTCGTGGTTTCCGATGCCGTCGCGGAACGGGCAGGGCGCCCGCCAATGGCCCGCATCGTGGGCTACGCGACCGCCGCGACGGCGCCGGAGTGGTTCACGATCGCGCCGGCGTACGCCATTGAGCGGCTGTTGGGACGCGTGGGCTGGTCGAAGGACGACGTCGACCTGTACGAGATCAACGAAGCGTTTGCCGCCGTGGTGTTGGGCGTGTGCCGGAAGATCGGGCTGCCGCTGGACAAAGTGAACGTCCACGGCGGCGCGGTCGCCCTCGGACACCCCTTGGGGGCCAGTGGGGCGCGCATCCTCACGACGCTGTTGTATGCGATGGCTGAGCGGGATGTCCGACGGGGGG encodes the following:
- a CDS encoding thiolase family protein, translating into MAEALILSAVRTPIGRFMGGLSEVPAPRLGAIVVREAVQRAGIDSVSVDEVIMGNVLPAGLGQAPARQAAIGAGLPDTVGALTINKMCGSGLKAVMLAAQGIRAGDGEVYVAGGMENMSLAPYLLPKARAGYRLGHGEITDSMIRDGLWDAYRDCHMGSCAELLAAEYRISRADQDEYAVRSYRLAIEALDRGCFASQTVPVPVSDGKTPTVVTEDEEPRRVNFEKIPTLRPVFERDGTVTAANASSISDGAAALVVVSDAVAERAGRPPMARIVGYATAATAPEWFTIAPAYAIERLLGRVGWSKDDVDLYEINEAFAAVVLGVCRKIGLPLDKVNVHGGAVALGHPLGASGARILTTLLYAMAERDVRRGVAGICLGGGEAVAVAVERV